The following are from one region of the Meleagris gallopavo isolate NT-WF06-2002-E0010 breed Aviagen turkey brand Nicholas breeding stock chromosome 21, Turkey_5.1, whole genome shotgun sequence genome:
- the SPATA22 gene encoding spermatogenesis-associated protein 22 translates to MRCTKGQWPVKPNTTSRNLQDYGLAYKLNCNSQQNSMNEKQFDCVPDNKSQDISSFQLKLKEKRNSLRIISAVIESMKHWSQYTYKTPLLFEVLGTLDSAVTSGAYGAKNFLLRDGKESLPCVFYEIDRELPRLIRGRVLRCMGNYDTKRNVFKCVSVRPATIPEQNTFQEFVKIADVEMTAYVKTMNEI, encoded by the exons ATGCGTTGCACTAAAGGACAGTGGCCAGTGAAACCTAACACTACATCAAGGAATCTGCAGGATTATGGTCTGGCATATAAATTGAACTGCAATAGTCAGCAAAATAGCATGAATGAAAAGCAATTTGATTGCGTTCCAGACAACAAAAGTCAG gatatttcttcatttcaattaaaacttaaagaaaaaaggaattctTTGCGAATCATATCTGCAGTCATTGAAAGCATGAAGCACTGGAGCCAATACACTTACAAAACTCCACTATTATTTGAAGTTTTAG GCACGCTTGATTCTGCAGTCACATCTGGAGCATACGGAGCCaagaattttcttttgagaGATGGAAAGGAGAGCCTGCCTTGTGTTTTTTATGAAATT GATCGTGAGCTTCCAAGACTCATTAGAGGTCGTGTGCTCAGATGCATGGGAAACTATGACACAAAAAGGAATGTTTTCAAGTGTGTCTCTGTAAGACCAGCAACTATTCCAGAACAAAACACTTTCCAAGAATTTGTTAAAATTGCAGATGTTGAGATGACAGCCTATGTGAAAACAATGAATGAGATTTAA
- the TRPV3 gene encoding transient receptor potential cation channel subfamily V member 3 isoform X1 codes for MFNSSHFFLEIEGFEGNATPNNTSPPVFSKPMDSNIRPCASANGEDMDSPQSLQDDVTEYSPNVDSCCANIAQGPEQTRAPKKLKKYLFRAVSEGNIEELQGLLAELKERSNVCRNTTVPDYLMKKFTASDTGKTCLMKALLNINNNTNEIVNILLSFAEENGILERFINAAYTEEAYKGQTALNIAIERRQFEITQTLIEKGADVNAHAQGIFFNPKYKHEGFYFGETALALAACTNQPDIIELLMDNTRTNIASQDSRGNNILHALVTVAEDFKTQNDFVIRMYDMILLKSKDRNLEKVKNKEGLTPLQLAAKTGKLEVLKYILSREIRDKPNRSLSRKFTDWAYGPVQSSLYDLTELDTTADNSVLEIIVYNTNIGNRHEMLTLEPLNSLLRMKWKRFARHMLFMSCCFYFLYNVTLTLVSYHRPNENEAPPYPLALTRGVGWLQLSGQVMVMLGAIFLAIKESVAIFLLRPSDLQSILSDAWFHFAFFIQAMLVIFSVFLYLFSYKEHLVCLVLAMALGWANMLYFTRGFQSMGIYSVMIQKVILNDVIKFLVVYIVFLLGFGVALAALIETCQNGGECHSNSSLGPVLMDLFKLTLGLGDLEIQQNSKYPVLFLLLLITYVVLTFVLLLNMLIALMGETVEDISKESEHIWKLQRARTILEFEKFLPKSLRKKFQLGERCKVAENDTRVCLRINEVRWTEWKTHVSFINEDPGPTDPSKVQDNSRTNSKNTLNTFEEMDDLPETSL; via the exons ATGTTCAAcagttcacatttttttctggagattgAAGGTTTTGAAGGCAATGCAACTCCAAATAATACATCTCCCCCTGTGTTTTCAAAACCAATGGATTCGAATATTCGTCCATG TGCATCTGCAAATGGGGAAGACATGGATTCCCCACAGTCTCTTCAGGATGATGTGACTGAATATAGTCCTAATGTAGACAGTTGTTG TGCTAACATAGCACAAGGACCTGAGCAGACAAGAGCCccaaagaagctgaagaaatacCTGTTTCGGGCAGTATCTGAGGGGAATATTGAAGAACTGCAAGGTCTGCTTGCAGAGCTGAAGGAGAGATCAAATGTTTGTAGAAACACGACTGTGCCAG ATTATCTAATGAAAAAATTCACAGCTTCAGATACTGGGAAAACTTGTCTGATGAAAGCTCTACTGAacataaacaacaacacaaaTGAGATAGTGAATATACTACTAtcctttgcagaagaaaatggtattttggAGAGGTTTATCAATGCAGCATACACAGAAGAGGCATATAAAG GCCAGACAGCTCTAAATATTGCCATTGAAAGAAGACAGTTTGAAATCACTCAGACTCTTATAGAAAAAGGAGCTGATGTCAATGCTCACGCCCAGGGTATTTTCTTTAATCCCAAATATAAACATGAAGGCTTTTATTTTG GTGAAACTGCACTGGCTTTAGCTGCATGTACCAATCAGCCAGATATAATTGAGCTGTTAATGGACAACACCAGGACCAACATTGCTTCTCAGGATTCCAGAGGGAATAATATCCTACACGCATTAGTTACTGTTGCAGAGGACTTTAAAACTCAGAATGACTTTGTAATCAGAATGTACGATATGATTTTGTTGAAAAGTAAAGACAGAAATTTGGAAAAAGTGAAGAACAAGGAGGGTTTAACACCACTACAATTAGCTGCAAAAACTGGGAAGTTAGAG GTTCTGAAATACATCCTCAGCAGAGAGATAAGAGATAAACCCAACAGAAGCCTGTCAAGAAAATTCACAGACTGGGCTTATGGTCCCGTCCAATCTTCTCTTTATGATTTGACAGAACTAGATACCACTGCAGACAATTCAGTATTGGAAATTATTGTCTACAACACGAATATCGGT AATCGTCACGAAATGCTGACATTAGAGCCTCTTAATTCACTCCTGCGAATGAAATGGAAGAGATTTGCACGACACATGCTTTTTATGTcatgttgcttttattttctgtacaaCGTAACTCTGACATTAGTTTCCTACCACAGGCctaatgaaaatgaa GCTCCACCTTATCCACTGGCTCTGACACGTGGTGTGGGATGGCTGCAGTTATCAGGACAGGTGATGGTTATGTTAGGAGCCATATTTTTAGCCATAAAAGAG AGTGTAGCCATCTTTCTGCTTAGGCCCTCAGACCTGCAGTCAATTCTTTCTGATGCGTGGTTCCACTTTGCATT ttttataCAAGCTATGCTTGTGAtcttctctgtctttttgtacttgTTTTCCTACAAAGAACACCTCGTGTGTCTTGTTTTGGCAATGGCCCTGGGATGGGCTAATATGCTCTATTTCACCAGAGGTTTCCAGTCCATGGGAATTTACAGTGTTATGATTCAAAAG gTCATCCTGAACGATGTGATAAAATTTTTAGTTGTCTATATCGTGTTTTTGCTGGGATTTGGCGTAG CTCTTGCTGCATTGATTGAAACTTGCCAAAATGGTGGTGAATGCCATTCCAACAGCAGCCTGGGACCTGTTCTGATGGATCTTTTTAAGCTCACCTTAGGTCTGGGTGATCTGGAGATCCAGCAAAATTCCAAGTATCCTGTGCTATTTCTTCTGCTCCTCATAACTTATGTTGTGTTGACTTTTGTCCTTCTCTTGAACATGCTGATTGCATTAATGGGAGAAACAGTGGAAGATATTTCTAAAGAGAGTGAGCACATCTGGAAACTCCAG AGAGCCAGAACCATTTTGGAATTTGAAAAATTCTTACCAAaatctttgaggaaaaaattccAACTGGGAGAGAGGTGTAAAGTGGCTGAAAATGACACAAGAGTCTGCTTAAG GATTAATGAAGTGAGATGGACTGAGTGGAAAACACATGTTTCGTTTATTAATGAAGATCCAGGGCCAACAG ATCCAAGCAAAGTTCAAGATAATTCAAGAACTAATAGCAAAAACACCTTGAATACGTTTGAAGAAATGGATGATTTGCCTGAAACTTCTCTTTAG
- the TRPV3 gene encoding transient receptor potential cation channel subfamily V member 3 isoform X2 gives MFNSSHFFLEIEGFEGNATPNNTSPPVFSKPMDSNIRPCASANGEDMDSPQSLQDDVTEYSPNVDSCCANIAQGPEQTRAPKKLKKYLFRAVSEGNIEELQGLLAELKERSNVCRNTTVPDYLMKKFTASDTGKTCLMKALLNINNNTNEIVNILLSFAEENGILERFINAAYTEEAYKGQTALNIAIERRQFEITQTLIEKGADVNAHAQGIFFNPKYKHEGFYFGETALALAACTNQPDIIELLMDNTRTNIASQDSRGNNILHALVTVAEDFKTQNDFVIRMYDMILLKSKDRNLEKVKNKEGLTPLQLAAKTGKLEVLKYILSREIRDKPNRSLSRKFTDWAYGPVQSSLYDLTELDTTADNSVLEIIVYNTNIGNRHEMLTLEPLNSLLRMKWKRFARHMLFMSCCFYFLYNVTLTLVSYHRPNENEAPPYPLALTRGVGWLQLSGQVMVMLGAIFLAIKESVAIFLLRPSDLQSILSDAWFHFAFFIQAMLVIFSVFLYLFSYKEHLVCLVLAMALGWANMLYFTRGFQSMGIYSVMIQKVILNDVIKFLVVYIVFLLGFGVALAALIETCQNGGECHSNSSLGPVLMDLFKLTLGLGDLEIQQNSKYPVLFLLLLITYVVLTFVLLLNMLIALMGETVEDISKESEHIWKLQRARTILEFEKFLPKSLRKKFQLGERCKVAENDTRVCLRINEVRWTEWKTHVSFINEDPGPTAKPEARKLTPKTFLTQKRA, from the exons ATGTTCAAcagttcacatttttttctggagattgAAGGTTTTGAAGGCAATGCAACTCCAAATAATACATCTCCCCCTGTGTTTTCAAAACCAATGGATTCGAATATTCGTCCATG TGCATCTGCAAATGGGGAAGACATGGATTCCCCACAGTCTCTTCAGGATGATGTGACTGAATATAGTCCTAATGTAGACAGTTGTTG TGCTAACATAGCACAAGGACCTGAGCAGACAAGAGCCccaaagaagctgaagaaatacCTGTTTCGGGCAGTATCTGAGGGGAATATTGAAGAACTGCAAGGTCTGCTTGCAGAGCTGAAGGAGAGATCAAATGTTTGTAGAAACACGACTGTGCCAG ATTATCTAATGAAAAAATTCACAGCTTCAGATACTGGGAAAACTTGTCTGATGAAAGCTCTACTGAacataaacaacaacacaaaTGAGATAGTGAATATACTACTAtcctttgcagaagaaaatggtattttggAGAGGTTTATCAATGCAGCATACACAGAAGAGGCATATAAAG GCCAGACAGCTCTAAATATTGCCATTGAAAGAAGACAGTTTGAAATCACTCAGACTCTTATAGAAAAAGGAGCTGATGTCAATGCTCACGCCCAGGGTATTTTCTTTAATCCCAAATATAAACATGAAGGCTTTTATTTTG GTGAAACTGCACTGGCTTTAGCTGCATGTACCAATCAGCCAGATATAATTGAGCTGTTAATGGACAACACCAGGACCAACATTGCTTCTCAGGATTCCAGAGGGAATAATATCCTACACGCATTAGTTACTGTTGCAGAGGACTTTAAAACTCAGAATGACTTTGTAATCAGAATGTACGATATGATTTTGTTGAAAAGTAAAGACAGAAATTTGGAAAAAGTGAAGAACAAGGAGGGTTTAACACCACTACAATTAGCTGCAAAAACTGGGAAGTTAGAG GTTCTGAAATACATCCTCAGCAGAGAGATAAGAGATAAACCCAACAGAAGCCTGTCAAGAAAATTCACAGACTGGGCTTATGGTCCCGTCCAATCTTCTCTTTATGATTTGACAGAACTAGATACCACTGCAGACAATTCAGTATTGGAAATTATTGTCTACAACACGAATATCGGT AATCGTCACGAAATGCTGACATTAGAGCCTCTTAATTCACTCCTGCGAATGAAATGGAAGAGATTTGCACGACACATGCTTTTTATGTcatgttgcttttattttctgtacaaCGTAACTCTGACATTAGTTTCCTACCACAGGCctaatgaaaatgaa GCTCCACCTTATCCACTGGCTCTGACACGTGGTGTGGGATGGCTGCAGTTATCAGGACAGGTGATGGTTATGTTAGGAGCCATATTTTTAGCCATAAAAGAG AGTGTAGCCATCTTTCTGCTTAGGCCCTCAGACCTGCAGTCAATTCTTTCTGATGCGTGGTTCCACTTTGCATT ttttataCAAGCTATGCTTGTGAtcttctctgtctttttgtacttgTTTTCCTACAAAGAACACCTCGTGTGTCTTGTTTTGGCAATGGCCCTGGGATGGGCTAATATGCTCTATTTCACCAGAGGTTTCCAGTCCATGGGAATTTACAGTGTTATGATTCAAAAG gTCATCCTGAACGATGTGATAAAATTTTTAGTTGTCTATATCGTGTTTTTGCTGGGATTTGGCGTAG CTCTTGCTGCATTGATTGAAACTTGCCAAAATGGTGGTGAATGCCATTCCAACAGCAGCCTGGGACCTGTTCTGATGGATCTTTTTAAGCTCACCTTAGGTCTGGGTGATCTGGAGATCCAGCAAAATTCCAAGTATCCTGTGCTATTTCTTCTGCTCCTCATAACTTATGTTGTGTTGACTTTTGTCCTTCTCTTGAACATGCTGATTGCATTAATGGGAGAAACAGTGGAAGATATTTCTAAAGAGAGTGAGCACATCTGGAAACTCCAG AGAGCCAGAACCATTTTGGAATTTGAAAAATTCTTACCAAaatctttgaggaaaaaattccAACTGGGAGAGAGGTGTAAAGTGGCTGAAAATGACACAAGAGTCTGCTTAAG GATTAATGAAGTGAGATGGACTGAGTGGAAAACACATGTTTCGTTTATTAATGAAGATCCAGGGCCAACAG CTAAGCCTGAAGCGCGCAAACTGACCCCAAAGACTTTCTTAACACAGAAGAGAGCATGA
- the ASPA gene encoding aspartoacylase isoform X1 codes for MRCVCPSRALRRQTACMLSEQFLKLLKSMTSCSVVPKPPVRRVAIFGGTHGNELSGIFLVKHWQENGAEIQRAGMEVKPFLTNPRAVKKCTRYIDCDLNRVFDPDNLGQTVVEDIPYEVRRAQEINHIFGPKGSDDAYDLIFDLHNTTANMGGTLILENSRDDFTIQMCHYIKNALAPERVPVLLIEHPNLKYATTRSVAKHPVGVEVGPQPQGVVRADILDKMRKIVKHGLDFVHLFNEGKEFPPCTIEVYKIMEKVDYPRNKNDEVIAIIHPKLQDQDWQPLNNGDPLFLTLDGEVIAYKGDCTVYPTFINEAAYYEKKQAFVKTIKMELTAEHIRSSVVDQNTS; via the exons caaTTCTTAAAGCTGCTGAAAAGCATGACTTCCTGTTCTGTTGTTCCAAAACCTCCAGTAAGAAGGGTTGCTATCTTTGGAGGAACTCATGGCAATGAGTTATCAGGGATATTTTTGGTCAAGCACTGGCAAGAGAATGGAGCTGAGATTCAAAGAGCAGGAATGGAAGTGAAACCATTTCTCACCAACCCAAGAGCTGTGAAGAAGTGTACTAGATACATTGACTGTGATCTGAACCGTGTTTTTGACCCTGATAATCTTGG ACAGACAGTGGTGGAAGATATTCCATATGAAGTGAGAAGGGCTCAGGAAATCAACCATATATTTGGTCCAAAAGGTAGTGATGATGCCTATGACCTTATTTTTGACCTTCACAACACCACTGCTAACATGGGTGGTACCCTTATTCTTGAGAACTCCAGGGATGACTTTACAATTCAAATGTGTCATTATATCAAG AATGCTTTGGCTCCAGAGCGCGTTCCTGTTCTGCTGATTGAACATCCTAACTTGAAATATGCAACAACCCGATCTGTAGCAAAACATCCTGTTG GTGTGGAGGTGGGGCCTCAGCCACAAGGTGTTGTTAGAGCTGATATTTTGGACAAAATGAGGAAGATTGTCAAACATGGCCTTGATTTTGTTCACCTTTTTAATGAAG GAAAAGAATTTCCACCATGTACAATTGAGGTTTATAAAATAATGGAGAAAGTAGATTATCCcaggaataaaaatgatgaaGTTATTGCTATTATTCACCCTAAGCTGCAG GATCAAGATTGGCAGCCACTGAACAATGGTGATCCTCTATTTTTGACTCTTGATGGAGAAGTAATTGCATATAAAGGGGACTGTACAGTCTATCCAACATTTATTAATGAAGCTGCGTattatgaaaagaaacaagcttttgtaaaaacaattaaaatggaACTCACTGCAGAACACATCAGATCCTCAGTCGTAGATCAGAACACCTCTTAA
- the ASPA gene encoding aspartoacylase isoform X2: protein MTSCSVVPKPPVRRVAIFGGTHGNELSGIFLVKHWQENGAEIQRAGMEVKPFLTNPRAVKKCTRYIDCDLNRVFDPDNLGQTVVEDIPYEVRRAQEINHIFGPKGSDDAYDLIFDLHNTTANMGGTLILENSRDDFTIQMCHYIKNALAPERVPVLLIEHPNLKYATTRSVAKHPVGVEVGPQPQGVVRADILDKMRKIVKHGLDFVHLFNEGKEFPPCTIEVYKIMEKVDYPRNKNDEVIAIIHPKLQDQDWQPLNNGDPLFLTLDGEVIAYKGDCTVYPTFINEAAYYEKKQAFVKTIKMELTAEHIRSSVVDQNTS from the exons ATGACTTCCTGTTCTGTTGTTCCAAAACCTCCAGTAAGAAGGGTTGCTATCTTTGGAGGAACTCATGGCAATGAGTTATCAGGGATATTTTTGGTCAAGCACTGGCAAGAGAATGGAGCTGAGATTCAAAGAGCAGGAATGGAAGTGAAACCATTTCTCACCAACCCAAGAGCTGTGAAGAAGTGTACTAGATACATTGACTGTGATCTGAACCGTGTTTTTGACCCTGATAATCTTGG ACAGACAGTGGTGGAAGATATTCCATATGAAGTGAGAAGGGCTCAGGAAATCAACCATATATTTGGTCCAAAAGGTAGTGATGATGCCTATGACCTTATTTTTGACCTTCACAACACCACTGCTAACATGGGTGGTACCCTTATTCTTGAGAACTCCAGGGATGACTTTACAATTCAAATGTGTCATTATATCAAG AATGCTTTGGCTCCAGAGCGCGTTCCTGTTCTGCTGATTGAACATCCTAACTTGAAATATGCAACAACCCGATCTGTAGCAAAACATCCTGTTG GTGTGGAGGTGGGGCCTCAGCCACAAGGTGTTGTTAGAGCTGATATTTTGGACAAAATGAGGAAGATTGTCAAACATGGCCTTGATTTTGTTCACCTTTTTAATGAAG GAAAAGAATTTCCACCATGTACAATTGAGGTTTATAAAATAATGGAGAAAGTAGATTATCCcaggaataaaaatgatgaaGTTATTGCTATTATTCACCCTAAGCTGCAG GATCAAGATTGGCAGCCACTGAACAATGGTGATCCTCTATTTTTGACTCTTGATGGAGAAGTAATTGCATATAAAGGGGACTGTACAGTCTATCCAACATTTATTAATGAAGCTGCGTattatgaaaagaaacaagcttttgtaaaaacaattaaaatggaACTCACTGCAGAACACATCAGATCCTCAGTCGTAGATCAGAACACCTCTTAA